The following proteins are encoded in a genomic region of Grus americana isolate bGruAme1 chromosome 5, bGruAme1.mat, whole genome shotgun sequence:
- the SLC15A3 gene encoding solute carrier family 15 member 3, with amino-acid sequence MAGETGDGGERSPLLGGTPLKGRGAACAAVLAVEGLERVAFFGVTANLVLYLTGGTFGWGGTQASCACLLFLGASYLLSPVGGWLADVYLGQYGTVVLSFSLYLLAACLLPVTATLDGRLSVCGQRLADTIRNCSRYGGGTCRGQPPEQYCAPTIYGGLLLLALGVSSVRANLTSFGADQVRDRGGDATRRFFNWFYWSINIGAVFSLLVVAFVQQNISFLLGYLIPVACLALALLIFLLATPTFVTKPPTGSQVSAMIKLALQSCGCAWLGGTGARLSARRWDARDPLPNSGAQPGAPSPEEDLANFQVLAWILPVMLTFIPYWMVYFQMQSTYYLQGLHLHIPSIFQHGRDHASTLQDYTFPDAWLLLANVVVLLALVPLKDHVIDPFLARRRLLPSALKRMAVGMFFGLASILAAGILERKRLQYVRRNQMVPQLIGKDRYLAAALPVWWQVPQYLLIGISELFAGIPGLEFAYTEAPKSMKGAVMGLFFFISGVGSLLGSGLLTLLSLPTHGWMRCPEDYGSINSCRMDNYLFLLAGIQSITCLLFVWISRRYQSRMARTGAPHPPHGDGG; translated from the exons ATGGCCGGGGAGACGGGGGACGGCGGGGAGCGGAGCCCCTTGCTGGGGGGGACACCCCTGAAGGGACGCGGGGCAGCGTGCGCGGCCGTGCTGGCGGTGGAGGGTCTGGAGCGGGTGGCTTTCTTCGGCGTCACGGCCAACCTGGTGCTCTACCTCACCGGCGGCACCTTcggctgggggggcacccaggcaTCCTGTGCCTGCCTGCTCTTCCTGGGGGCTTCCTACCTGCTCTCGCCCGTCGGCGGCTGGCTGGCCGACGTCTACCTGGGTCAGTACGGCACCGTGGTCCTCAGCTTCTCGCTGTACCTGCTGGCGGCGTGCCTGCTGCCCGTCACCGCGACGCTGGACGGGCGTCTCTCGGTGTGCGGGCAGCGACTCGCCGACACCATCCGAAACTGCTCTCGGTACGGCGGTGGGACGTGCCGGGGGCAGCCCCCCGAGCAGTACTGTGCCCCCACCATCTACGGCGGTCTCTTGCTTTTGGCGTTGGGCGTCAGCTCCGTCAGAGCCAACCTCACCTCCTTCGGCGCCGACCAG GTGAGGGACCGGGGCGGTGATGCCACGCGGCGCTTCTTCAACTGGTTCTACTGGAGCATCAACATCGGGGCCGTCTTCTCCCTGCTGGTGGTGGCCTTTGTCCAGCAGAACATCAGCTTTCTGCTCGGCTACCTCATCCCCGTCGCCTGTCTGGCCTTGgccctcctcatcttcctcctggCCACCCCCACCTTCGTCACAAAGCCCCCCACGGGCAGCCAGGTCTCTGCCATGATCAAGTTggccctgcagagctgtggctgtgcctggctggggggcactggggccAG GCTGAGCGCTCGCCGGTGGGACGCCAGGGACCCTCTCCCCAACAGCGGAGCCCAGCCCGGAGCCCCTTCACCTGAAGAGGACCTTGCCAACTTCCAGGTGCTGGCCTGGATCCTGCCCGTGATGCTCACCTTCATCCCTTACTGGATGGTCTACTTCCAG ATGCAGTCGACGTATTACCTGCAGGGTCTGCACCTCCACATCCCCAGCATCTTCCAGCACGGCCGTGACCACGCCAGCACCCTCCAGGACTACACG TTCCCAGATGCTTGGCTCCTCCTGGCCAACGTGGTGGTCTTGCTGGCCTTGGTACCCCTGAAGGACCACGTCATTGACCCCTTCCTGGCCAGGCGGAGGCTGCTGCCCTCGGCGCTCAAGCGGATGGCCGTGGGCATGTTCTTCGGCCTCGCCTCCATCCTCGCGGCAG GCATCCTGGAGCGGAAACGATTGCAGTACGTGCGCCGCAACCAGATGGTGCCGCAGCTCATCGGCAAGGACCGCTACCTGGCTGCCGCGCTGCCCGTCTGGTGGCAGGTCCCCCAGTACCTGCTCATCGGCATCAGCGAGCTCTTTGCCGGCATCCCCG GCCTGGAGTTTGCCTACACCGAGGCCCCCAAGTCCATGAAAGGAGCCGTCATGGGTCTCTTCTTCTTCATCTCCGGGGTGGGCTCGCTGCTGGGGTCGGGGCTGCTGACCCTCCTCTCGCTGCCCACCCACGGGTGGATGCGCTGCCCGGAGGACTACG GGAGCATCAACAGCTGCCGCATGGATAACTACCTCTTCCTGCTGGCGGGGATCCAGTCGATCACCTGCCTGCTCTTCGTCTGGATCTCCAGGCGCTACCAGAGCCGGATGGCGCGGAcgggtgccccccaccctccGCACGGGGATGGAGGATGA
- the PRPF19 gene encoding pre-mRNA-processing factor 19, protein MALICSISNEVPEHPCVSPVSNHVYERRLIEKYIAENGTDPVNNQPLSEEQLIDIKVAHPIRPKPPSATSIPAILKALQDEWDAVMLHSFTLRQQLQTTRQELSHALYQHDAACRVIARLTKEVTAAREALATLKPQAGLIVPQTVPSSQPNVAGAGESMDLGELAGMTPEIIQKLQDKATVLTTERKKRGKTVPEELVKPEELSKYRQVASHVGLHSASIPGILALDLCPSDTNKILTGGADKNVIVFDKSSEQILATLKGHSKKVTSVVFHPSQDLVFSASPDATIRIWSVPNASCVQVVRAHEGSVTGLSLHATGDYLLSSSDDQYWAFSDIQTGRVLTKVTDESSGCALTCAQFHPDGLIFGTGTMDSQIKIWDLKERTNVANFPGHSGPITSIAFSENGYYLATAADDSSVKLWDLRKLKNFKTLQLDNNFEVKSLIFDQSGTYLALGGTDVQIYICKQWTEILHFTEHSGLTTGVAFGHHAKFIASTGMDRSLKFYSL, encoded by the exons ATGGCCCTCATCTGCTCTA TTTCCAACGAGGTGCCCGAGCACCCCTGCGTCTCCCCGGTTTCCAACCACGTCTACGAGCGGCGGTTGATCGAGAAATACATCGCGGAGAATGGTACCGACCCCGTCAACAACCAGCCCCTCTCCGAGGAACAGCTCATCGACATCAAAG TCGCCCACCCAATCCGACCCAAGCCGCCATCTGCCACGAGCATCCCGGCCATCCTGAAAGCTCTCCAGGACGAGTGG GATGCCGTCATGCTGCACAGCTTCACCCTCCGCCAGCAGCTGCAGACTACGCGCCAGGAGCTGTCCCACGCGCTCTACCAGCACGACGCCGCTTGCCGTGTCATCGCTCGGCTCACCAAGGAGGTCACCGCCGCCAGAGAAG ctttggCGACCCTGAAGCCGCAGGCTGGCCTCATCGTGCCCCAGACGGTGCCGTCCTCCCAACCAAACGTGGCG GGAGCTGGGGAGTCCATGGATCTGGGAGAGCTTGCGGGCATGACCCCTGAGATCATCCAGAAG CTCCAAGACAAAGCTACGGTGCTGACCACGGAGCGTAAGAAG agaGGCAAGACTGTTCCGGAGGAGCTGGTGAAGCCAGAGGAGCTCAGCAAGTACCGGCAGGTCGCCTCGCATGTG GGGCTGCACAGCGCCAGCATCCCGGGGATCCTTGCCTTGGACCTCTGTCCTTCCGACACCAACAAGATCCTCACCG GCGGGGCTGATAAGAACGTCATCGTTTTTGACAAGAGCTCGGAGCAGATCCTGGCGACGCTCAAGGGGCACTCCAAGAAGGTTACCAGTGTCGTCTTCCACCCGTCTCAG GATTTGGTGTTCTCAGCTTCTCCCGATGCTACTATCCGGATCTGGTCTGTGCCCAATGCCTCGTGCGTGCAGGTTGTCCGTGCCCACGAGGGCTCTGTCACGGGGCTGAGCCTCCACGCGACAGGCGACTACCTCCTCAGCTCTTCTGATGACCAG TACTGGGCTTTCTCAGATATCCAGACAGGCCGCGTCCTCACCAAGGTGACGGACGAGAGCTCTGGCTGTG ctctcaCCTGTGCCCAGTTCCACCCGGACGGGCTCATTTTTGGAACAGGAACGATGGACTCGCAAATCAAGATCTGGGATCTGAAG GAACGCACCAACGTGGCCAATTTCCCAGGGCACTCGGGCCCCATCACCAGCATCGCCTTCTCCGAGAACGGCTACTACCTGGCCACGGCAGCGGACGATTCCTCTGTCAAGCTCTGGGACTTGCGTAAGCTCAAGAACTTCAAGACCTTGCAGCTGGACAATAACTTTGAG GTGAAGTCTCTCATCTTCGACCAGAGCGGCACCTACCTTGCCCTGGGCGGGACGGACGTCCAGATCTACATCTGCAAGCAGTGGACGGAAATCCTCCACTTCACAg AGCACAGCGGCCTCACCACAGGGGTGGCTTTCGGCCATCACGCCAAGTTCATCGCCTCAACGGGCATGGACCGGAGCCTGAAGTTTTACAGCCTGTAG
- the TMEM132A gene encoding transmembrane protein 132A produces MAPAPAPGSRLALLAAALLCASARGDGDPPDPVYLPADLEVLGVPEYYRLQRADQDLPANASLHARTETYLLLRHGSAAQPLVQATYPPFSTRQEVPTESPPGRDGSAAWAIRAVSLESAVSPAEPFARVLFHLQGPDWLPGQRDHPGERDHPGERDLPCVTLHAHHRGRVARGTCRLQAPLGVCVVELEIPPRWFSPAPRSRRRAAEPPGRPEPPELAELHYGVAGPGECGRAGGRERSRVGEAPWYLGALELRAAEPARRQEVRLDDKVLLRVPDATLRPGQRFTATVTLRHNFTADQLTLRIKAKKGLQVVAARPGSPTAWTAQLERTRGPKHSTAVVTCRRSGDARGAWRVADSAAFLHLDLAVENGTGGLAPARPLTWQVEYPGQDPEAQKDKLVWEIQVSERDVRALVPLVQELEILNTAPLTGVPRAVPVKLVAVEAGGGVAELTEPPGCESADKQVLQVSDACDVVFVGGKESRGARGARVDFWSRRLHASLRFTVWAPLLPLRVQLGDTALEQVRGWRLPGGPESAPAEVEEPGEDAERRARGCRPQYQRTAVRVLAHFVAHPLDGGRHLAYLPGPDWLLDVTHLVAGRTRVQDPRVASLEGGTVVVGREPGVTSVEVRSPLSDSILGEQMLVVSEEKVTVTELRARVVSGLSLTLRAEPGHPAVVTATAQGTATLRAPKQEATLTVWLSFSDRTLAPLELYGWQDTALTVTSLDPSVATVGVLPGVPAARPWVVVEGPGRGALLQLSLHPPDACRRGRHRAAALATGTAWLEVGASRRAPTPGSPWPRGGRPRPSSPFPRAEGAMSGEAVTVASEPRRRDPAGVGPASTKLRGLGSSSEEEEEEEGYGHNRAGGEEEEEDEMVKAPERVTDLEIGMYVLLGVFCLAIFIFLVNCIFFVLRYQQKELPDAGAAPSAPQPHNWVWLGTDQEELSRQLDRRQPEPPAPEAGTEAGRCCCGVPPGTAPGSETGGPPGTATPGSPLPRKEGGTPGGGRRKRVEFVTFAPPRVPEEPPQPAPNVQSILVASEDDIRWVCEDMGLRDPEELRSYMERIRGSS; encoded by the exons ATGGCCCCCGCACCGGCACCGGGGAGCCGGCTGGCGCTGCTGGCCGCCGCCCTGCTCTGCGCCTCAG CGAGGGGCGACGGGGACCCCCCCGACCCCGTGTACCTACCGGCGGACCTGGAAGTGCTTGGCGTGCCCGAGTACTACCGGCTGCAGCGGGCAGACCAGGACCTGCCCGCCAACGCCTCCCTGCACGCCCGCACCGAGACCTACCTGCTGCTGCGGCACGGCTCTGCCGCGCAGCCCCTCGTCCAGGCCACCTACCCGCCCTTCAGCACCCGGCAG GAGGTGCCCACGGAGAGCCCCCCGGGGAGGGACGGCTCGGCAGCCTGGGCCATCCGTGCCGTCTCCCTCGAGAGTGCCGTGTCCCCGGCCGAGCCCTTCGCCCGCGTCCTCTTCCACCTGCAGGGTCCCGACTGGCTGCCTGGGCAGCGGGACCACCCCGGGGAGCGGGACCACCCCGGGGAGCGGGACCTACCCTGCGTCACCCTCCACGCACACCACCGGGGCCGGGTGGCCCGCGGGACCTGCCGCCTGCAG gcACCCCTGGGCGTCTGCGTGGTGGAGCTGGAGATTCCCCCGCGCTGGTTCTCCCCAGCCCCGCGTAGCCGCCGCCGGGCAGCCGAGCCCCCCGGGCGCCCCGAGCCCCCCGAGCTGGCTGAGCTGCACTACGGcgtggcggggccgggggagtGCGGCCGTGCCGGGGGCCGGGAGCGGAGCCGCGTCGGGGAGGCACCGTGGTACCTGGGCGCGCTGGAGCTGCGGGCGGCCGAGCCGGCACGGCGGCAGGAGGTACGGCTGGACGACAAGGTGCTGCTACGCGTGCCGGACGCCACGCTGCGCCCGGGGCAGCGCTTCACCGCCACCGTCACCCTGCGGCACAACTTCACCGCCGACCAGCTGACGCTCcg GATCAAGGCGAagaaggggctgcaggtggtGGCCGCCCGCCCCGGGTCCCCCACGGCCTGGACCGCCCAGCTGGAGCGCACCCGGGGCCCCAAGCACTCCACGGCTGTGGTGACATGCCGGCGGAGCGGGGATGCCCGCGGCGCCTGGAG GGTGGCCGACTCCGCCGCGTTCCTGCACCTGGACCTGGCGGTGGAGAACGGGACGGGGGGGCTGGCGCCGGCGCGGCCCCTCACCTGGCAGGTGGAGTACCCCGGCCAGGACCCCGAGGCCCAGAAGGACAAACTGGTGTGGGAGATCCAGGTGTCGGAGCGGGATGTCCGTGCCCTCGTCCCCCTGGTGCAg GAGCTGGAGATTCTGAATACGGCCCCGCTGACGGGGGTCCCCCGCGCCGTGCCGGTGAAGCTGGTGGCGGTGGAAGCGGGGGGCGGCGTGGCCGAGCTCACCGAGCCGCCGGGCTGCGAGTCGGCCGACaagcaggtgctgcag GTCTCGGATGCCTGTGATGTGGTGTTCGTGGGGGGCAAGGAGAgccggggggcacggggggcgCGGGTGGACTTCTGGTCCCGACGCCTGCACGCCTCGCTGCGCTTCACCGTCTGGGCACCGCTGCTGCCCCTGCGCGTCCAGCTGGGCGACACCGCGCTGGAGCAAGTGCGGGGTTGGCGTCTGCCCGGCGGCCCCGAGAG CGCCCCGGCGGAGGTGGAGGAGCCTGGGGAGGATGCCgagcggcgggcgcggggctgcCGGCCCCAGTACCAGCGGACGGCGGTGAGGGTCCTGGCACACTTCGTGGCCCACCCGCTCGACGGTGGCCGTCACCTCGCCTACCTGCCCGGCCCCGACTGGCTCCTGGATGTCACCCACCTGGTAGCCGGCCGGACCCGGGTGCAAGACCCCCGCGTGGCCTCGCTGGAGGGGGGGACCGTGGTGGTCGGCCGGGAGCCTGGGGTCACCTCCGTGGAG GTCCGCTCCCCGCTCTCGGACTCCATCCTGGGGGAGCAGATGCTGGTGGTGTCGGAGGAGAAGGTGACGGTGACGGAGCTGCGTGCCCGGGTGGTGTCGGGGCTGTCCCTGACGCTGCGGGCAGAGCCGGGCCACCCCGCCGTGGTCACCGCCACCGCCCAGGGGACGGCCACCCTGCGTGCCCCCAAGCAG GAGGCGACGCTGACGGTCTGGCTGTCCTTCTCCGACCGCACGCTGGCCCCGCTGGAGCTCTACGGCTGGCAGGATACGGCGTTGACCGTGACCTCGCTGGACCCCTCCGTGGCCACCGTGGGGGTCTTGCCCGGGgtccccgccgcccgcccgtgggtggtggtggaggggccggggcggggggctctgctgcagctcagcctgcaTCCCCCGGACGCCTGTCGCCGAGGCCGGCACCGGGCAGCCGCGCTGGCCACCGGCACCGCCTGGCTCGAGGTGGGGGCCAGCCGGCGCGCCCCCACCCCTGGCAGCCCCTGGCCCCGCGGCGGCCGTCCCCGGCCCAGCTCGCCCTTCCCGCGGGCAGAGGGGGCCATGTCCGGGGAGGCGGTGACGGTGGCCAGCGAGCCGCGGCGGAGGGACCCCGCCGGCGTGGGACCTGCCTCCACCAAGCTGCGGGGGCTGGGGTCTTcctcagaggaggaggaggaggaggaaggctatGGCCACAACCGCGCCGgcggggaggaagaagaggaggatgagatGGTGAAGGCTCCCGAGCGGGTGACCGACCTGGAGATCGGCATGTACGTCCTGCTGGGTGTCTTCTGCCTGGCCATCTTCATCTTCCTCGTCAACTGCATCTTCTTCGTCCTGCGGTACCAGCAGAAGGAGCTGCCGGATGCCGGCGCGGCCCCCtcggccccccagccccacaactgggtctggctgggcaCCGACCAGGAGGAGCTGAGCCGGCAACTGGACCGCCGGCAGCCCGAGCCCCCGGCCCCCGAGGCGGGCACTGAGGCCgggcgctgctgctgcggggTACCCCCGGGCACCGCGCCGGGCTCCGAAACGGGGGGTCCCCCCGGCACCGCGACGCCCGGGTCTCCCCTGCCCCGCAAGGAAGGGGGTACGCCGGGGGGCGGCCGGAGGAAGCGGGTGGAATTCGTCACCTTCGCACCCCCCCGGGTCCCTGaggagcccccccagcccgcccCCAACGTCCAGTCCATCCTGGTGGCCAGCGAGGATGACATCCGCTGGGTGTGCGAGGACATGGGGCTGCGGGACCCCGAGGAGCTCAGGAGCTACATGGAAAGGATCCGGGGCAGCTCCTGA
- the ZP1 gene encoding zona pellucida sperm-binding protein 1 has product MGRSFSFLLLLLLLPPGPGATFSLLRYRYDCGDYGMQLLAYPTRGRTVRFKVMDEFGTRFDVANCSICLHWLNTGADGAVIFSSGYDGCHVLVKDDRYVLRVQLEETLLSGVLAASYEVNMTCPQSSDYETLTDGNAHAEHRGDGVRQTQANVLVPLSQPGLLHHVSQSSLTLSGPQLSPQAHSEQVHPVAQTQPVLVHQPQPSLVRPGLQPQPGQARPGLQPQPGIVRPIAQPQRGLIRPGVQPPAQLGLLRPGAQTQPGLLRPGLQTQNQPGLVHPGAQTQPGLLRPGVQTQNQPGLVHPGAQIQPGLLRPGVQTQNQPGLVHPGAQTQPGHLRPGLVPQNQPGLVHPGVQSGLTHAGAQTQAGFVRPGAQPQSQPGLARPNLQTHSQAGLLRPGLQNQAGLVHPGSQSQSQSQPSLMRPALQSQAGLVHSGHHRPGLVHPGVQSRPGLVRPGLQAQPQLGLVHPGLQPQAQPGLLRPGLQSQPSLLQSTALFYSSAGAGTQLTREQCQVAAGRMPCVAPQGREACKQAGCCYDDMDRVTPCYYGNTATVQCLLDGHFVVVVPRGHSTQPYNLDSVRLASTQAGCEPIRVTETFVMFHFPVTQCGTTVQVIEDRLVYENQLISTIDVQGSPRGSITRDSVYILQARCIYNASDLLPLRMEVAVPPTATPLAVPGPLGLQLRIATDNSYSSYHPDGDYPLVRVLRDPIYVEVRLLQKTDPNLVLVLHHCWASPSTDAAAEPQWPILVDGCPFVGDNYRTQLVPVGPASPQLPFPSHYQRFVISTFTFVEPPTMAVLEGEVYISCSASVCHLAQPEPCRPSCQLGVPSRARRSLGDKGTAGARGTATSQGRVVFPKVPKLRRG; this is encoded by the exons ATGGGACGgagcttctccttcctcctgctgctgctcctgctgcccccgGGGCCGGGAGCCACCTTCTCGCTCCTGCGGTACCGCTACGACTGCGGGGACTACGGCATGCAGCTGCTGGCGTACCCCACGCGCGGCCGCACCGTCCGCTTCAAAGTCATGG ACGAGTTCGGCACCCGCTTTGACGTGGCCAACTGCTCCATCTGCCTCCACTGGCTCAACACCGGGGCGGACGGCGCCGTCATCTTCTCCTCCGGCTACGATGGCTGCCACGTCCTGGTGAAG GATGACCGCTACGTCCTGAGGGTGCAGCTGGAGGAGACGCTGCTCAGCGGGGTCCTGGCCGCCTCCTACGAAGTCAACATGACCTGTCCGCAGTCGAGCGACTACGAGACCCTCACGGACGGCAACGCGCACGCTGAGCACCGGGGCGACGGTGTCCGCCAGACCCAGGCTAACGTCCTCGTCCCCCTGTCCCAGCCTGGGCTCCTGCACCACGTGTCCCAGTCCTCCCTCACCCTCTCGGGACCCCAGCTCTCTCCCCAAGCCCACTCGGAGCAGGTTCACCCCGTGGCTCAGACCCAGCCGGTCCTGGTGCACCAACCCCAACCCAGCCTGGTTCGCCCGGGGCTTCAACCCCAACCTGGCCAGGCTCGCCCGGGGcttcagccccagccaggcaTCGTTCGCCCCATCGCCCAACCCCAGCGGGGCTTAATACGCCCGGGcgtgcagcccccagcccaacTGGGGCTGCTGCGCCCAGGAGCTCAAACCCAACCGGGGCTTCTTCGTCCGGGGCTTCAGACCCAAAACCAGCCTGGGCTGGTGCACCCCGGAGCTCAAACCCAACCGGGGCTTCTTCGTCCGGGGGTTCAGACCCAAAACCAGCCTGGGCTGGTGCACCCTGGAGCTCAAATCCAACCGGGGCTTCTTCGTCCGGGGGTTCAGACCCAAAACCAGCCTGGGCTGGTGCACCCCGGAGCTCAAACCCAACCGGGGCATCTTCGCCCAGGGCTTGTGCCCCAAAACCAGCCTGGGCTGGTGCACCCCGGTGTCCAGTCTGGCTTAACGCATGCTGGTGCTCAAACTCAAGCGGGCTTCGTACGGCCGGGAGCTCAGCCCCAAAGCCAGCCGGGCTTAGCTCGCCCCAACCTTCAGACCCACTCCCAGGCTGGTCTCCTCCGCCCTGGGCTCCAGAACCAAGCTGGGCTGGTTCACCCCGGCTCCCAGTCCCAGTCCCAGTCCCAGCCAAGCCTGATGCGCCCGGCTCTCCAGAGCCAAGCCGGGCTGGTACACTCCGGCCATCACCGACCGGGTCTCGTGCACCCAGGAGTCCAGTCCCGACCGGGTTTGGTACGTCCTGGGCTTCaagctcagccccagctgggtCTGGTGCACCCAGGACTGCAGCCCCAAGCCCAGCCTGGCTTGCTGCGTCCTGGGCTTcagtcccagcccagcctgctgcaATCCACGGCTCTCTTCTACTCCTCGGCAGGGGCAG GCACCCAGCTGACGCGGGAGCAGTGCCAGGTGGCGGCGGGGAGGATGCCCTGCGTGGCCCCGCAGGGTCGGGAGGCGTGCAAGCAGGCGGGCTGCTGCTACGATGACATGGACCGCGTCACGCCCTGCTATTACGGCAACACGG CCACCGTGCAGTGCCTGCTGGACGGGcattttgtggtggtggtgccgCGAGGCCACAGCACCCAGCCCTACAACCTGGACAGCGTGCGCCTCGCCAGCACCCAAGCCGGCTGCGAGCCCATCAGGGTGACGGAGACCTTCGTGATGTTCCACTTCCCCGTCACGCAGTGCGGCACCACTGTCCAG GTGATCGAGGACCGGCTGGTCTATGAGAACCAGCTGATCTCCACCATTGACGTCCAGGGGTCCCCCCGCGGCTCCATCACGCGGGACAGCGTCTACAT CCTCCAAGCTCGCTGCATCTACAACGCCAGCGACCTCCTGCCGCTCCGCATGGAGGTGGCCGTAccccccacagccacccccctGGCCGTGCCGGGGCCGCTCGGGCTCCAGCTGCGCATCGCCACCG ACAACAGTTACAGCTCCTACCACCCTGACGGCGACTACCCCTTGGTGAGGGTGCTGCGGGACCCCATCTACGTGGAGGTTCGCCTCCTGCAGAAGACGGACCCCAACCTGGTGCTGGTCCTGCACCACTGCTGGGCGTCCCCCAGCACCGACGCCGCGGCCGAGCCCCAGTGGCCCATCCTGGTGGACGG GTGCCCCTTTGTGGGGGACAACTACAGGACGCAGCTCGTGCCCGTGGGACCGGCCTCGCCGcagctgcccttccccagccactACCAGCGCTTCGTCATCTCCACCTTCACCTTCGTGGAGCCCCCCACCATGGCAGTGCTGGAGGGAGAG GTGTACATCTCCTGCAGCGCTTCCGTGTGCCACCTCGCCCAGCCCGAGCCCTGCCGGCCCTCATGCCAGCTCGGGGTGCCCTCAC gAGCGCGTCGGTCTCtgggggacaaggggacagCTGGAGCCAGGGGCACGGCCACCTCCCAGGGACGCGTCGTCTTCCCCAAGGTCCCCAAGCTGCGGCGAGGCTGA
- the TMEM109 gene encoding transmembrane protein 109: MAEAGRPRRSYLRPAPVPVCGLRFWLWFRFRAARTAAATYPTDSRGLRGRQPETETLPACTGGRERRLPACPARRRGTTPPTPLGRGACRVVIATVSRHATGARGASGLQFPSCPAAAGGTLETPGLEAGPKMGGDAGHRALLAVLLWVPFLAAAAGDRPEDGQDGFQGRATAAADDLLSRLGRAAWEALESWVGPQPLRLVVESLAATLWVVSSGISAALTTLCRILGDLLAVSGVSGDRLVRAAALGPREVQRVLLWGLVALVGSWLLSRLRGLLLPALHWVKLCCFLGAFLHVAASQESPTVQAGMLLGLWVLYALLGRLAGPPSPITQLDTAVRSLEWKVEELRRRQKWGGPRNREE, encoded by the exons ATGGCGGAAGCCGGGCGGCCGCGGCGCTCCTACTTGCGGCCCGCTCCGGTTCCGGTCTGCGGTTTACGGTTCTGGTTGTGGTTCCGGTTCCGGGCGGCGCGCACGGCCGCCGCGACGTATCCAACGGACTCACGCGGGCTCCGCGGCCGCCAACCGGAAACGGAAACGCTCCCGGCATGCACCGGCGGGAGGGAACGGCGCCTCCCGGCATGCCCCGCGCGCCGCCGCGGGACCACGCCCCCCACACCGCTTGGGAGGGGGGCGTGCCGCGTTGTCATAGCGACCGTGTCCCGGCATGCAACGGGCGCGCGCGGTGCCTCCGGACTACAGTTCCCGTCGTgccccgcggcggcgggcggcacGTTAG AGACCCcggggctggaggcaggaccCAAAATGGGGGGCGACGCGGGGCACCGGGCCTTGCTGGCCGTGCTGCTGTGGGTCCCCTTCCtcgcggcggcagcgggggacCGGCCGGAGGACGGCCAGGACGGTTTCCAGGGccgcgccaccgccgccgccgaTGACCTGCTGTCGCGGCTGGGCCGAGCCGCCTGGGAGGCCCTGGAGAGCTGGGtgggcccccagcccctgcgccTGGTGGTGGAG AGCCTCGCCGCCACCCTCTGGGTCGTGTCCTCAGGGATCTCGGCGGCCTTGACCACGCTCTGCAGGATCCTGGGGGATCTCCTGGCCGTGTCCGGCGTCAGCG GGGACCGGTTGGTGCGTGCGGCGGCGCTGGGTCCCCGCGAGGTGCAAcgggtgctgctgtgggggcTGGTGGCCCTGGTGGGCTCCTGGCTACTGTCACGGCTacgggggctgctgctgcccgcgCTCCACTGGGTGAAACTCTGCTGCTTCCTGGGTGCCTTCCTCCACGTCGCGGCCTCCCAGGAGAGCCCCACGGTGCAGgcggggatgctgctggggctgtgggtgctctACGCCCTCCTGGGGCGCCTGGCggggccccccagccccatcaccCAGCTGGATACCGCCGTGCGCAGCCTGGAGTGGAAGGTGGAAGAACTGCGACGACGGCAAAAGTGGGGGGGCCCCCGTAACCGGGAGGAGTga